The following proteins are co-located in the Paralichthys olivaceus isolate ysfri-2021 chromosome 10, ASM2471397v2, whole genome shotgun sequence genome:
- the LOC109637327 gene encoding interferon alpha/beta receptor 2-like: MKKTTPHIFSAPSYLFLYNILHKTLTAGHNTIYGQTMGLWTLLLHIHLVFCVSLAPPSNVSISSFNMEHTLNFLAGPGTPSDTHFTVQIIHHRTNSWRPVVGCSELTAGQMCNLTRVFTDLYTHYKARVQAFTTTQTSSWTVSTWFQPLSDTVLGPPDVSVSGCGNCLILQIKPPATKGLQYNLQLENLYRGVILHVRRTRDGAQFRLNLPYSEEKVIMYLQRGVEYCVSISVTALFNSNPVPSKPHCAFTSHPPSKSSTYLVIGALGFFCILGFLITGLVLNSGQRSFKILRRHLSTSLSCTNTS, translated from the exons atgaaaaaaacaaccccaCACATATTCTCAGCTCCCTCCTATCTCTTTCTATATAACATCCTGCACAAGACTTTAACTGCGGGCCATAACACAATCTATGGACAGACAATGGGTCTGTGGACACTTCTTCTGCATATACACCTTG tgttttgtgtttctctcgcACCACCTTCCAatgtctccatctcttccttCAACATGGAGCATACACTCAACTTCCTTGCCGGTCCTGGGACCCCCTCTGACACACACTTCACCGTCCAAATCATCCACCACAG GACTAACTCGTGGAGACCAGTGGTGGGTTGTTCGGAGCTGACAGCTGGACAGATGTGCAACCTAACCAGAGTGTTCACTGACCTGTACACTCACTACAAAGCTCGAGTCCAAGCCTTCACAACCACCCAGACATCCAGCTGGACTGTATCAACCTGGTTCCAGCCTTTGTCAGACA CTGTGCTGGGACCTcctgatgtgtctgtgtctggctGTGGAAACTGTTTGATCCTGCAGATCAAACCTCCTGCAACAAAGGGCCTCCAGTATAACCTGCAGCTGGAGAATCTCTACAGAGGAGTGATCCTACATGTGCGAAGAACCAGGGATGGGGCACAG TTCAGACTGAATCTGCCGTACAGTGAAGAGAAAGTGATCATGTACCTGCAGCGGGGTGTAGAGTACTGTGTGAGCATCTCTGTGACTGCACTCTTCAACTCCAACCCTGTCCCCAGTAAACCTCACTGTGCCTTCACCAGCCATCCTCCATCCAAAAGCTCAA CGTATTTGGTCATCGGTGCGCTGGGTTTTTTCTGTATACTGGGCTTCCTCATCACTGGATTGGTTTTGAATAGTGGTCAGCGGAGCTTCAAAATACTGAGACGACACCTATCCACATCTCTG TCATGCACAAATACATCATGA